The following proteins come from a genomic window of Terriglobia bacterium:
- a CDS encoding S8 family serine peptidase: MAQNAATWSPSQISATVPSGTVQVTEATLSVSSAVTNVHISVVPELAPFVTVSPSSFSGIGAGESRTIAVFIAIPKVTKANPKGTIHLSARDRTGRTFGRPLPVSIRVTQPSLWTIPDVLTVPSPDRVVTEPDLRGIQFVSDEVNIYFKEGTTKDIVTGVVASIGGVFLGGIPELGMYQVRVQTNSFDGISSLIGLLQLQSSVDFGTHTVLSDSFVIPNDPGTSMSYVPGMLNLQKAWDIVSNARDEVGSTEFDVAVVDSVFDKDNPDLQPNIANLVRNLGPLTVNHGTRVASIIGAAGNNGLGIAGVMWKGRLRLFSAADPFNPLKWSSFNKAITDAVTLRPRILNFSGGLECKEEPCTSKEESALKDMDLQFARLIGSAHKLSPPADILWVISAGNAGIHVSNSSPARLSGLLPNVMSVSAVDSNGHLAIPFTCNGHQQGGSDYGPEVSVAAPGVNVTSDVIGDGANDGTTNNGCDATGTSFAAPHVTGVAGLLMSLKPDLTADDLKRIIERSANQTGEDPDSNKVKLLDACRAVKSAAIVDDPPAPQLLAPLNLTAIAPKNGVIPCQGLGYDVEFSWSDVSADSCNSIDHYEFRLYPPTTDTQSIDTNVNDTTFSYRICAPAPTGQWTWSVTARDKYDNRSDDVVRIFSFEPTVIIPPPDVSITKTASPNPLASGGIITYTITVQNAAGTTDAQNVTVTDPLDSRLTYQSCSTSTGGACSPKDGVPTALFPILVGGIPATFTIAATAPTVTTSTQISNTATATADNEPSGNTANNQASSIVTINTSSALPIGGPFAGHVTALESDPSNPATLYAFDGAENTNAASTLFKSTDGGQSWKQLLNFGKDNTWPFRFPGGLKLDPKNPGTVYAGYQKSIDAGLTWTDNKCVILGIDPVNTATIYGTACGPYRWQNDSANHLFKSTDGGQNWNLIYSSPAAVMIFVVVDPMDPSTIYALPWTASVLKSTDAGQTWVTLSLPTYVPTSLAIDPKTPSTLYAGHLKSADGGQTWTTLSCYLLGMVIDPVNTSTLYGAGYGGVWKSTDGGQSCALAVSGLTSTYVTALTIDSVNPNTLYAGTNGSGIFKTADGGQHWNTSSSGFTNTNVFSLAINPVNPSILYAGLSHGAMFRTADGGQSWGALDYFPWSADAPLSFVVIDPVTPTTLYSKFAEPTASTDSGRTWQSLPLNVGGNDLIGFSIDPSNHSTLYAAVLDTHTFHLLDIFKSTDAGFHWTSTNASVLKSSTTFRTKIFIDPKNSLNMYALLDSGLFKTADGGQNWIPTNNGMSGIMWSFAIDPLDSATLYGGNDSSGFFKSTDTGSNWVAIGHLPNDIRQLVVDPMQTSVIYGVGSSVITKTTDGGQTWNDLTGGLRDFGGITAFVLDPINSSTLYTATIYGGVFKSTDGGQTWQPTGAN, encoded by the coding sequence GTGGCCCAGAATGCGGCAACATGGAGTCCTTCCCAGATTTCTGCGACTGTTCCTTCGGGCACGGTGCAGGTCACGGAGGCAACACTTAGTGTAAGCAGTGCGGTTACGAATGTGCACATAAGCGTCGTCCCTGAACTCGCCCCCTTTGTGACCGTTTCCCCAAGTTCCTTTTCTGGAATAGGCGCGGGAGAATCACGGACTATTGCCGTTTTCATCGCGATTCCAAAAGTAACAAAGGCAAATCCAAAAGGAACAATTCATCTCTCGGCTCGTGATCGCACCGGCAGGACTTTCGGCCGCCCGTTGCCGGTCTCCATTCGCGTTACGCAGCCGTCACTGTGGACGATTCCCGATGTCCTAACCGTACCAAGCCCCGATCGAGTGGTCACGGAGCCCGACCTAAGAGGTATTCAATTCGTCAGCGATGAAGTCAATATCTATTTCAAAGAGGGTACGACAAAAGACATTGTGACCGGAGTTGTAGCGTCAATTGGGGGCGTGTTTCTCGGGGGCATCCCGGAGTTAGGGATGTATCAAGTGCGAGTGCAGACGAATTCGTTCGACGGGATCTCAAGTCTCATAGGCCTACTGCAGTTGCAATCGTCCGTTGATTTTGGCACCCATACTGTTCTCTCAGATTCTTTCGTCATTCCGAATGATCCGGGGACTTCGATGTCCTATGTGCCTGGAATGCTCAATCTGCAGAAGGCTTGGGACATCGTCTCAAATGCTCGGGACGAGGTCGGTAGCACCGAGTTCGATGTTGCCGTTGTAGACTCGGTTTTCGATAAAGATAACCCCGATCTTCAGCCGAACATCGCCAATCTGGTCAGAAATCTTGGCCCATTGACCGTCAATCACGGAACTCGTGTCGCAAGTATCATTGGTGCGGCAGGCAATAATGGACTTGGCATAGCAGGCGTAATGTGGAAAGGGCGTTTACGCCTGTTCAGCGCTGCGGACCCGTTCAACCCGCTAAAATGGTCTTCGTTCAACAAAGCGATTACAGATGCTGTAACGCTTCGGCCTCGAATCCTAAATTTCAGCGGCGGTTTGGAGTGCAAGGAAGAGCCGTGTACGTCGAAGGAAGAAAGCGCTCTAAAGGACATGGATTTGCAATTTGCAAGACTCATTGGTTCGGCCCACAAGTTGAGCCCGCCAGCTGATATTCTCTGGGTAATTTCTGCTGGAAACGCTGGAATTCACGTTTCCAATTCCTCTCCGGCCCGCCTCTCTGGCCTTTTGCCAAATGTAATGAGTGTCTCCGCCGTGGATTCCAACGGCCATTTAGCAATTCCCTTCACATGCAATGGGCATCAGCAAGGGGGCTCGGATTATGGTCCCGAGGTAAGCGTTGCAGCCCCGGGCGTGAACGTGACCAGCGACGTGATCGGCGACGGCGCAAACGATGGCACTACTAATAACGGATGCGACGCAACTGGAACCTCCTTCGCCGCTCCACACGTAACCGGGGTTGCGGGCCTCCTCATGTCGCTAAAGCCAGACCTTACGGCTGACGATCTGAAAAGGATCATAGAACGCAGCGCAAACCAGACTGGCGAGGATCCTGATAGCAACAAGGTTAAATTGCTTGACGCGTGCCGCGCAGTTAAATCAGCAGCAATTGTCGATGATCCTCCTGCACCTCAGCTTCTCGCTCCTCTCAACTTGACTGCAATTGCTCCAAAAAATGGGGTCATACCATGCCAGGGCCTAGGGTACGACGTCGAGTTCAGTTGGTCTGATGTATCTGCAGATTCGTGCAATTCCATCGACCATTATGAATTTCGCCTCTACCCGCCGACTACAGACACTCAGTCGATCGATACGAACGTGAATGATACGACTTTCTCTTACCGTATTTGTGCCCCCGCCCCGACCGGGCAATGGACATGGAGTGTTACGGCCAGAGACAAGTACGATAACCGAAGTGACGATGTTGTTCGAATCTTCAGCTTCGAACCCACTGTTATTATCCCGCCTCCTGATGTTTCGATCACCAAGACAGCAAGTCCGAATCCACTGGCGAGTGGCGGGATTATCACCTACACGATCACGGTGCAGAACGCGGCAGGCACGACGGATGCGCAGAACGTGACGGTAACCGATCCTCTCGACAGTCGCCTCACCTATCAATCGTGCTCGACCTCAACCGGCGGAGCCTGTTCGCCAAAAGACGGGGTTCCCACTGCGTTATTCCCAATCCTAGTGGGCGGGATACCTGCAACGTTCACGATTGCAGCTACCGCACCGACCGTAACAACATCAACGCAAATTTCCAACACGGCAACCGCAACTGCGGACAATGAGCCCAGCGGAAATACCGCCAACAATCAGGCTTCCTCGATCGTTACAATCAATACATCCTCTGCACTGCCCATTGGGGGGCCGTTTGCGGGGCACGTCACCGCGCTCGAAAGTGATCCAAGCAATCCGGCAACATTGTACGCATTCGATGGTGCCGAGAATACCAATGCGGCGAGTACGCTATTCAAGAGCACTGACGGAGGGCAGAGTTGGAAACAGCTTTTGAATTTTGGTAAAGACAACACCTGGCCATTCAGGTTCCCTGGCGGTCTGAAACTAGATCCGAAAAACCCAGGGACAGTTTACGCAGGGTACCAGAAGAGCATTGATGCCGGTCTGACCTGGACCGACAACAAATGCGTAATACTCGGAATTGATCCTGTTAACACTGCGACGATCTACGGAACAGCTTGCGGACCATATCGGTGGCAAAACGATAGCGCAAATCATCTGTTCAAGAGCACCGACGGCGGCCAAAACTGGAACCTGATCTACTCTTCTCCTGCAGCAGTTATGATATTCGTTGTAGTGGATCCAATGGATCCGAGCACCATCTATGCTCTCCCATGGACAGCGAGTGTTCTGAAAAGCACTGATGCTGGACAGACTTGGGTGACACTGAGTCTGCCGACGTACGTGCCCACCTCACTCGCAATTGATCCAAAGACCCCTTCCACGTTGTATGCGGGACACCTTAAGAGCGCCGATGGAGGTCAGACTTGGACTACCTTGTCCTGCTATTTGTTGGGGATGGTAATTGATCCCGTTAACACATCCACACTCTACGGAGCTGGATACGGCGGCGTCTGGAAGAGTACGGACGGCGGCCAAAGCTGCGCGTTGGCAGTTTCTGGACTGACTAGCACGTATGTTACAGCTCTTACCATTGATTCAGTTAATCCGAACACACTTTATGCAGGAACGAATGGAAGCGGAATATTCAAGACTGCGGATGGTGGCCAACACTGGAATACGAGCAGTTCGGGATTCACTAATACGAACGTCTTTTCCTTAGCGATAAACCCTGTGAACCCCAGCATACTTTATGCGGGTCTTTCACATGGAGCTATGTTTAGAACAGCCGATGGGGGGCAATCCTGGGGTGCGCTTGACTATTTCCCATGGTCCGCGGACGCGCCGTTGTCCTTTGTGGTCATCGATCCTGTGACTCCCACCACCCTATATTCCAAATTCGCAGAGCCTACCGCAAGCACAGATAGTGGACGTACTTGGCAGTCTCTGCCGTTAAATGTCGGAGGCAACGATCTCATTGGCTTTAGTATTGATCCAAGTAATCACTCGACGTTATATGCTGCTGTGCTTGACACTCATACTTTCCATCTCCTAGACATTTTTAAGAGCACCGACGCGGGATTCCACTGGACGTCAACGAATGCTTCGGTCCTCAAATCCTCGACGACGTTCAGGACAAAGATCTTTATCGATCCGAAGAACTCTTTAAACATGTATGCACTGCTAGATTCTGGTTTATTTAAAACGGCGGATGGGGGGCAGAACTGGATACCAACAAACAACGGAATGAGCGGCATAATGTGGAGTTTTGCGATCGATCCGCTCGATTCTGCAACGCTCTACGGTGGAAACGATAGCTCCGGTTTCTTCAAGAGCACTGATACAGGGAGCAATTGGGTTGCAATTGGCCACTTACCCAATGACATCAGGCAGTTGGTCGTGGACCCGATGCAAACATCAGTAATCTACGGCGTCGGGAGTAGCGTGATAACAAAGACCACCGATGGTGGCCAAACCTGGAATGACTTGACAGGGGGGCTTCGCGACTTTGGGGGCATCACCGCGTTTGTGTTGGACCCAATTAACTCTTCTACGCTTTATACCGCGACGATCTACGGCGGAGTTTTCAAGAGCACCGACGGTGGCCAGACATGGCAACCCACCGGAGCCAATTAA
- a CDS encoding DUF932 domain-containing protein, with protein sequence MQHGQLLSHVDTDLVTREQLRMIATPEFTNTFHPIPHAELVDTLDLVLAKNQIQILDEKFAVRRDGSVLFGVLQLAYGDCPEGQAALGLRTSNNKSFAIQICAGLSVLVCDNLAFRGDMIALCRKHTSGLELRTELSRAVLRFEEHFGILAGEIAHLKEHTLEDQEAKAFIHDAFIRGIMPIRFLPEVSTAYFQPQLPEFEPRTSWSLHNAFTGAAKAMPMTTRLQAIQELGQLFGMSSEPAPEGQIIQAA encoded by the coding sequence ATGCAGCATGGGCAATTACTGTCCCACGTGGACACCGACCTCGTCACGCGCGAACAGCTCCGGATGATAGCCACTCCGGAATTCACCAACACGTTTCATCCGATCCCTCACGCAGAACTCGTCGACACGCTGGATCTGGTGCTCGCCAAGAACCAGATCCAGATCCTCGACGAGAAATTCGCTGTTCGCCGTGACGGGTCTGTTCTTTTTGGGGTGCTGCAGCTTGCCTATGGCGATTGTCCTGAAGGACAAGCCGCCCTGGGACTGCGCACCTCAAACAACAAGAGCTTCGCGATTCAAATCTGCGCGGGGCTCTCGGTCCTTGTGTGCGATAACCTGGCGTTCAGGGGCGACATGATCGCGCTCTGCCGCAAGCACACCTCGGGCCTCGAACTCCGCACCGAACTGAGCCGAGCGGTGCTCCGTTTTGAGGAGCACTTCGGCATTCTCGCCGGGGAAATCGCGCACTTGAAGGAGCACACGCTCGAAGACCAGGAAGCAAAGGCGTTCATCCACGACGCCTTCATTCGCGGCATCATGCCGATCCGATTCCTGCCCGAAGTCTCAACCGCCTATTTCCAGCCGCAGCTCCCCGAATTCGAGCCGCGCACGTCCTGGAGCCTGCATAACGCCTTTACAGGCGCGGCAAAAGCGATGCCAATGACGACGCGGCTCCAGGCGATCCAGGAACTCGGCCAACTCTTCGGGATGTCGAGCGAGCCCGCTCCCGAAGGCCAGATCATCCAAGCCGCCTAA
- a CDS encoding helix-turn-helix transcriptional regulator translates to MSASRRKSAHPHIDWKAVGRRVRELRGFDTTQQELAKRLGVSQGYFSSIERGDKEIGAEILLRISREFGKSMEWLLTGES, encoded by the coding sequence ATGTCAGCGTCAAGAAGAAAATCCGCGCACCCCCACATTGACTGGAAGGCCGTCGGACGCCGTGTCCGGGAGCTGCGGGGGTTCGACACGACGCAGCAGGAGCTGGCGAAGCGCCTTGGGGTGAGCCAGGGCTATTTTTCCTCCATCGAGCGCGGGGACAAGGAGATCGGAGCCGAAATCTTGCTTCGCATCAGCCGCGAGTTTGGGAAGTCGATGGAATGGTTGCTGACGGGAGAGAGCTAA